The following proteins come from a genomic window of Lycium ferocissimum isolate CSIRO_LF1 chromosome 4, AGI_CSIRO_Lferr_CH_V1, whole genome shotgun sequence:
- the LOC132052735 gene encoding DDT domain-containing protein PTM-like isoform X2, whose protein sequence is MEAAVDRSERRGRKRRRNDVQNVKVDGGGKKGAVVLRSKALLGRYVTKELKGSGIYLGKIIFYDTGLYKVIYEDGDFEDLDSSKVKKVLFEDDELNDQWLDRKKKLDELVASREVLGANSRVEYPTEPLISVIDKSEAKQLGCDSDSSDLSEDYMEQDFSSEMEVPLFPAPQLPPSSDSIGIPEEYVSYLLSVYSFLRSFSIRLFLCPFGLDDFVGALNCSAPNTLLDSVHVALMSALRRHLRKLSSDGSVLASKCLRDIDWSLLDTMTWPVYLVHYLTVMGYTDEPGWKGFYTHTLQREYYLLPAGRKIMVLQILCDDVLYSEELRAEVDMREESEVDIESDKTRGVASVSAPRIVHPRYAKTTACKEQEAIELCKENHDRKKCCSTDILGSKVSGEDIVSGVDQNINSDECRLCGMEGTLLCCDGCPSSYHARCIGVSKMHIPEGTWYCPECRINEIEPKIMRGTTLKGGELFGVDSYGQIFMGTCSHLLVLKALAGADSIFRYYNEKDIPKVLQALNANVQHSTLYLEICKAITQHWKIPGNVSFPDGELSEIGSDRPNGTKCGSPERENTGSCVTESGSEDASLSNFAKEPMLNKTLGAVIQPDGICYQVNSDSLARQNAPIDLLPSEQVGVKYVVSAGSVGQQVVPSEWTQPDDAKLVELATCTSRSSSNSVEQVNSNCTGIAVSLECESACGRPSRIGYRKPTGGCLYIGSSFRPQRYINSYLHGDFAASAAANLAELSHGENHVSHASNNRRKLSANVLLQAKAFSSSATRFFWPNTEKKVVEVPRERCSWCFNCEAAATSKKGCLLNAAASNAIKGAVKILTGLRSASGGDGNLHGIATYIILMEESLTGLTVGPFLSTAFRKQWRKQAEEATSFAVIKSILLEFEENIRFVAFSGDWFKLVDGGASESSISHSAAGAVESSLKHKPGRRGRKPSSMVKVTADACQDKRKNFTWWRAGMLSKLIYQKATLPRSMLKKAARHGGRRKIPGIYYAEGSGTAKRSRQLVWRAAVDVCKTISQLALQVRYLDMHVRWSDLVSPEQSLLDGKVPESEASAFRNASICHKRIAGSEVRYSVAFGNQKHLPSRVKKSIIEVEESQEEGKEKYWLSESRIPLYIIKNYEENLEKNLPSANKFTNAFPKLQKRCLVASCKDIFSYLAQKRDGNDKHCCASCEVDVLLRNAVKCNTWQGLCHKQCAISSTVIANEEVEFMTTCKQCYKNRALTQAESGNESPTSPLLMQGKDILIPASARKGGKVGSCSNPTASTATQKHSSKVKPASSNLATKTKPPHWGVIWRKQDEDTGDFRFKHILIKGNSDRDSLRPSCRLCCKPYDPYLMYIRCETCTYWYHAEAVKLEESKISEVVGFKCCRCRRIRMPICPYLDPKSKKLLEEKRMCSRASKMDSRGIEPYSGFISELQKDQDMATPSMPLEGPTSFEDTKHLASAVEELTEHFPVGDCERNAETISVPGQREQPVRTHIENHQTDLESSSELPTALGGNIVVPKEEMSTHVERGAKQPVRRHIRLDKDSDTPFANNPLKVDLSTPSIVGRDTSRYSSEEAGQECKDMEFEPQTCFSFDELIASDDLGPLEGVDSSGTLTKNVETSSKFLPDKNADTSYFEHEPAISTISAAAFAVPCKMCSRKEPLPNLCCEICDIWIHRHCSPWNEEESGEDDWKCGNCREWR, encoded by the exons ATGGAGGCTGCTGTGGACAGATCAGAGAGGCGAGGTAGAAAAAGGCGTAGAAACGATGTTCAAAATGTTAAGGTAGATGGGGGTGGGAAGAAAGGTGCGGTGGTGTTGAGGTCTAAGGCATTATTGGGAAGATATGTTACAAAGGAATTAAAGGGCAGTGGGATATACTTGGGGAAGATCATATTTTATGATACTGGTTTATATAAGGTTATTTATGAGGATGGAGATTTTGAAGATTTGGATAGCAGTAAAGTGAAGAAGGTTTTGTTTGAAGATGATGAGTTGAATGATCAATGGTTGGACAGGAAGAAGAAGCTAGATGAATTAGTAGCTAGTAGGGAGGTACTAGGTGCTAATTCTAGAGTTGAGTATCCAACTGAGCCACTTATCAGTGTAATTGATAAGTCTGAGGCCAAACAACTAGGATGTGATTCTGATTCGAGTGATTTGTCTGAAGATTATATGGAGCAGGATTTTAGTTCAGAGATGGAAGTGCCTCTATTTCCTGCACCTCAACTGCCTCCTTCATCTGATAGTATTGGTATTCCGGAGGAGTATGTATCATACCTCTTGTCTGTCTATAGCTTTTTACGGTCGTTTAGTATCAGATTGTTTTTATGTCCCTTTGGACTTGATGACTTTGTCGGAGCACTCAACTGTTCTGCTCCAAACACATTATTGGACTCTGTTCATGTGGCCCTTATGAGTGCTTTGAGGCGCCACCTCAGAAAGTTGTCATCTGATGGTTCTGTGCTTGCATCAAAGTGCCTCAG GGACATTGATTGGAGCTTGCTTGATACAATGACTTGGCCAGTGTATCTGGTTCATTATCTAACAGTAATGGGATACACAGATGAACCTGGTTGGAAAGGTTTTTATACCCATACGTTGCAGAGGGAATATTACTTGTTACCTGCTGGCAGGAAAATCATGGTTTTACAGATCTTGTGTGACGATGTTCTATACTCCGAAGAATTAAGGGCAGAGGTTGACATGCGTGAAGAATCAGAGGTAGATATTGAGTCAGACAAAACTAGAGGTGTTGCTTCTGTCAGTGCACCAAGAATAGTTCACCCCAGATATGCTAAAACTACTGCCTGTAAGGAACAAGAAGCAATCGAGCTTTGTAAAGAAAATCATGACAGAAAGAAGTGTTGTAGTACTGATATTTTAGGATCCAAGGTTAGTGGCGAAGATATTGTCTCTGGTGTAGATCAAAACATTAACAGTGATGAATGCCGTCTGTGCGGCATGGAAGGGACTTTGCTTTGCTGTGATGGGTGTCCATCATCTTACCATGCAAGGTGCATTGGAGTTAGCAAGATGCATATACCAGAAGGGACATGGTATTGCCCTGAGTGTAGAATCAATGAAATTGAACCGAAAATTATGAGGGGAACAACTCTGAAAGGAGGAGAGCTTTTTGGTGTTGATTCCTATGGGCAAATCTTCATGGGTACTTGCAGTCATTTGCTTGT GTTGAAGGCCTTGGCTGGCGCAGACTCTATTTTCAGATACTACAACGAGAAGGACATTCCCAAAGTCCTGCAAGCACTTAATGCAAATGTGCAGCACAGTACTTTATATCTGGAAATATGCAAAGCAATAACGCAACACTGGAAAATTCCTGGCAATGTCTCATTCCCGGATGGTGAACTATCTGAAATTGGTTCCGACAGACCAAATGGAACAAAATGTGGCAGTCCTGAGAGAGAGAATACTGGAAGTTGTGTTACTGAATCCGGTTCAGAAGATGCTTCTTTAAGTAATTTCGCAAAGGAACCTATGCTCAACAAGACTTTGGGTGCAGTTATCCAACCTGATGGTATTTGTTACCAGGTGAATAGCGATTCTTTGGCAAGACAGAATGCGCCTATAGACTTGCTACCATCTGAACAAGTTGGAGTGAAATATGTCGTATCTGCTGGTTCAGTTGGTCAGCAGGTCGTTCCATCTGAGTGGACTCAACCAGACGACGCAAAGTTGGTAGAACTTGCTACTTGTACCTCAAGAAGCAGCAGCAACTCTGTGGAACAAGTTAATAGTAATTGTACTGGAATTGCAGTGTCTCTTGAATGTGAAAGCGCTTGTGGCAGACCCAGCAGAATAGGTTACAGAAAACCCACTGGTGGCTGCTTATACATAGGGTCATCCTTTAGACCTCAACGGTACATAAATAGTTACCTGCATGGAGATTTTGCTGCATCTGCTGCTGCAAATCTAGCTGAACTTTCTCATGGAGAAAACCACGTGAGTCATGCTTCAAACAATAGGCGGAAACTTTCTGCTAATGTTTTACTTCAAGCAAAAGCTTTCTCATCATCAGCAACACGCTTTTTCTGGCCGAATACTGAAAAGAAGGTTGTGGAAGTACCAAGGGAAAGATGCAGTTGGTGTTTTAATTGTGAGGCTGCTGCGACTAGTAAGAAAGGATGTTTGTTAAATGCTGCAGCATCAAATGCTATTAAGGGGGCAGTGAAGATACTTACTGGTCTTCGTTCTGCAAGTGGTGGGGATGGAAATCTACATGGTATTGCCACATATATTATATTGATGGAGGAGAGCTTAACTGGTCTGACAGTTGGACCGTTTCTAAGTACAGCTTTTAGAAAACAATGGCGTAAACAGGCAGAAGAAGCTACTAGTTTCGCTGTGATAAAGTCTATTCTGCTTGAA TTTGAGGAGAATATCCGGTTTGTTGCTTTTTCTGGGGACTGGTTTAAGCTTGTTGATGGTGGAGCATCTGAATCTTCCATCTCTCATTCAGCTGCTGGTGCTGTGGAATCATCTCTTAAGCATAAACCAGGGAGGCGGGGTAGGAAACCATCGTCAATGGTTAAAGTAACAGCTGATGCTTGCCAGGATAAACGGAAGAACTTCACCTGGTGGAGAGCAGGCATGCTCTCAAAGCTTATCTACCAGAAAGCAACTCTACCCCGATCAATGTTGAAGAAAGCAGCACGTCATG GTGGTCGGAGAAAGATACCTGGTATTTATTATGCTGAAGGTTCCGGGACTGCCAAAAGAAGCAGGCAGCTTGTATGGCGAGCTGCAGTTGATGTGTGTAAGACAATTTCACAACTTGCACTTCAG GTCAGGTACCTAGATATGCATGTGAGATGGAGTGATCTTGTTAGTCCCGAACAAAGCCTACTGGATGGAAAAGTTCCGGAGTCAGAAGCATCTGCTTTTAGAAATGCTTCCATATGTCATAAAAGAATTGCTGGAAGTGAGGTTAGATATAGTGTTGCTTTCGGAAACCAGAAGCATCTCCCATCTCGTGTCAAGAAGAGTATAATAGAAGTAGAGGAAAGCCAGGaggagggaaaggaaaaatattggTTATCTGAGTCTCGGATTCCTttgtatataataaaaaattatgaagaaaacttggaaaaaaatcTCCCCTCAGCCAACAAGTTCACTAATGCTTTTCCCAAGTTGCAGAAAAGGTGCTTGGTGGCTTCTTGTAAAGATATATTTTCTTATCTTGCGCAGAAGAGAGATGGCAATGATAAGCATTGTTGTGCTTCATGTGAAGTGGATGTGTTACTTAG GAACGCAGTCAAGTGCAATACATGGCAAG GTCTATGTCACAAGCAATGTGCAATTAGTTCAACAGTTATTGCTAATGAGGAAGTTGAGTTTATGACCACCTGCAAACAGTGTTACAAGAATAGAGCTTTAACCCAAGCCGAAAGTGGTAACGAATCTCCCACTAGTCCTTTACTCATGCAAGGAAAAGACATTCTGATTCCCGCGTCAGCAAGAAAAGGAGGAAAGGTTGGTAGTTGTAGTAATCCAACTGCATCCACTGCGACTCAAAAGCATTCTTCTAAGGTGAAGCCTGCTAGTTCAAATTTGGCGACAAAAACGAAGCCCCCCCACTGGGGTGTTATTTGGAGAAAGCAGGACGAGGATACTGGTGATTTTAGATTTAAACACATTCTTATAAAGGGCAATTCAGATAGGGATTCATTAAGACCTAGTTGCCGCCTTTGCTGTAAGCCATATGATCCTTATCTAATGTACATCCGTTGTGAAACATGTACAT ATTGGTATCACGCTGAAGCTGTTAAACTTGAGGAGTCAAAGATTTCTGAAGTGGTCGGGTTCAAATGTTGCAGGTGCCGTAGGATTAGAATGCCCATCTGTCCTTACTTAGATCCAAAAAGCAAAAAACTGTTGGAGGAAAAGAGGATGTGTTCAAGGGCTTCAAAGATGGATAGTCGAGGAATTGAGCCTTATTCTGGGTTCATTTCAGAGCTACAGAAAGATCAGGATATGGCCACCCCATCGATGCCTTTGGAGGGACCCACATCTTTCGAGGATACTAAGCATCTTGCTTCTGCTGTTGAAGAGCTTACTGAGCACTTTCCAGTAGGTGATTGTGAACGGAATGCTGAAACTATATCTGTGCCAGGGCAAAGAGAACAGCCAGTCAGAACTCATATAGAGAATCATCAGACAGATTTAGAATCTTCTTCTGAGTTACCCACTGCTCTTGGAGGAAACATAGTGGTTCCTAAAGAAGAAATGTCAACTCATGTTGAAAGGGGTGCTAAACAGCCAGTAAGAAGACATATAAGACTTGATAAGGATTCAGATACTCCTTTTGCAAACAACCCCTTGAAAGTTGATTTATCCACGCCTTCTATAGTTGGAAGGGATACTTCAAGATATAGTTCCGAGGAAGCTGGTCAGGAATGTAAGGATATGGAGTTTGAACCTCAAACCTGCTTCTCTTTCGATGAATTAATTGCATCTGATGATCTTGGCCCATTGGAGGGAGTTGACTCGTCAGGCACTTTGACCAAGAATGTTGAAACATCATCAAAGTTTCTACCTGATAAGAATGCTGATACGTCTTATTTCGAGCACGAGCCTGCAATTAGCACAATATCTGCAGCTGCTTTTGCAGTTCCTTGTAAGATGTGTTCACGTAAAGAACCATTGCCTAATCTTTGTTGTGAAATATGTGATATATGGATCCACCGTCATTGTTCACCTTGGAATGAAGAGGAGTCTGGAGAGGATGATTGGAAGTGCGGCAACTGTAGGGAATGGAGATAG
- the LOC132052735 gene encoding DDT domain-containing protein PTM-like isoform X1: protein MEAAVDRSERRGRKRRRNDVQNVKVDGGGKKGAVVLRSKALLGRYVTKELKGSGIYLGKIIFYDTGLYKVIYEDGDFEDLDSSKVKKVLFEDDELNDQWLDRKKKLDELVASREVLGANSRVEYPTEPLISVIDKSEAKQLGCDSDSSDLSEDYMEQDFSSEMEVPLFPAPQLPPSSDSIGIPEEYVSYLLSVYSFLRSFSIRLFLCPFGLDDFVGALNCSAPNTLLDSVHVALMSALRRHLRKLSSDGSVLASKCLRDIDWSLLDTMTWPVYLVHYLTVMGYTDEPGWKGFYTHTLQREYYLLPAGRKIMVLQILCDDVLYSEELRAEVDMREESEVDIESDKTRGVASVSAPRIVHPRYAKTTACKEQEAIELCKENHDRKKCCSTDILGSKVSGEDIVSGVDQNINSDECRLCGMEGTLLCCDGCPSSYHARCIGVSKMHIPEGTWYCPECRINEIEPKIMRGTTLKGGELFGVDSYGQIFMGTCSHLLVLKALAGADSIFRYYNEKDIPKVLQALNANVQHSTLYLEICKAITQHWKIPGNVSFPDGELSEIGSDRPNGTKCGSPERENTGSCVTESGSEDASLSNFAKEPMLNKTLGAVIQPDGICYQVNSDSLARQNAPIDLLPSEQVGVKYVVSAGSVGQQVVPSEWTQPDDAKLVELATCTSRSSSNSVEQVNSNCTGIAVSLECESACGRPSRIGYRKPTGGCLYIGSSFRPQRYINSYLHGDFAASAAANLAELSHGENHVSHASNNRRKLSANVLLQAKAFSSSATRFFWPNTEKKVVEVPRERCSWCFNCEAAATSKKGCLLNAAASNAIKGAVKILTGLRSASGGDGNLHGIATYIILMEESLTGLTVGPFLSTAFRKQWRKQAEEATSFAVIKSILLEFEENIRFVAFSGDWFKLVDGGASESSISHSAAGAVESSLKHKPGRRGRKPSSMVKVTADACQDKRKNFTWWRAGMLSKLIYQKATLPRSMLKKAARHAGGRRKIPGIYYAEGSGTAKRSRQLVWRAAVDVCKTISQLALQVRYLDMHVRWSDLVSPEQSLLDGKVPESEASAFRNASICHKRIAGSEVRYSVAFGNQKHLPSRVKKSIIEVEESQEEGKEKYWLSESRIPLYIIKNYEENLEKNLPSANKFTNAFPKLQKRCLVASCKDIFSYLAQKRDGNDKHCCASCEVDVLLRNAVKCNTWQGLCHKQCAISSTVIANEEVEFMTTCKQCYKNRALTQAESGNESPTSPLLMQGKDILIPASARKGGKVGSCSNPTASTATQKHSSKVKPASSNLATKTKPPHWGVIWRKQDEDTGDFRFKHILIKGNSDRDSLRPSCRLCCKPYDPYLMYIRCETCTYWYHAEAVKLEESKISEVVGFKCCRCRRIRMPICPYLDPKSKKLLEEKRMCSRASKMDSRGIEPYSGFISELQKDQDMATPSMPLEGPTSFEDTKHLASAVEELTEHFPVGDCERNAETISVPGQREQPVRTHIENHQTDLESSSELPTALGGNIVVPKEEMSTHVERGAKQPVRRHIRLDKDSDTPFANNPLKVDLSTPSIVGRDTSRYSSEEAGQECKDMEFEPQTCFSFDELIASDDLGPLEGVDSSGTLTKNVETSSKFLPDKNADTSYFEHEPAISTISAAAFAVPCKMCSRKEPLPNLCCEICDIWIHRHCSPWNEEESGEDDWKCGNCREWR from the exons ATGGAGGCTGCTGTGGACAGATCAGAGAGGCGAGGTAGAAAAAGGCGTAGAAACGATGTTCAAAATGTTAAGGTAGATGGGGGTGGGAAGAAAGGTGCGGTGGTGTTGAGGTCTAAGGCATTATTGGGAAGATATGTTACAAAGGAATTAAAGGGCAGTGGGATATACTTGGGGAAGATCATATTTTATGATACTGGTTTATATAAGGTTATTTATGAGGATGGAGATTTTGAAGATTTGGATAGCAGTAAAGTGAAGAAGGTTTTGTTTGAAGATGATGAGTTGAATGATCAATGGTTGGACAGGAAGAAGAAGCTAGATGAATTAGTAGCTAGTAGGGAGGTACTAGGTGCTAATTCTAGAGTTGAGTATCCAACTGAGCCACTTATCAGTGTAATTGATAAGTCTGAGGCCAAACAACTAGGATGTGATTCTGATTCGAGTGATTTGTCTGAAGATTATATGGAGCAGGATTTTAGTTCAGAGATGGAAGTGCCTCTATTTCCTGCACCTCAACTGCCTCCTTCATCTGATAGTATTGGTATTCCGGAGGAGTATGTATCATACCTCTTGTCTGTCTATAGCTTTTTACGGTCGTTTAGTATCAGATTGTTTTTATGTCCCTTTGGACTTGATGACTTTGTCGGAGCACTCAACTGTTCTGCTCCAAACACATTATTGGACTCTGTTCATGTGGCCCTTATGAGTGCTTTGAGGCGCCACCTCAGAAAGTTGTCATCTGATGGTTCTGTGCTTGCATCAAAGTGCCTCAG GGACATTGATTGGAGCTTGCTTGATACAATGACTTGGCCAGTGTATCTGGTTCATTATCTAACAGTAATGGGATACACAGATGAACCTGGTTGGAAAGGTTTTTATACCCATACGTTGCAGAGGGAATATTACTTGTTACCTGCTGGCAGGAAAATCATGGTTTTACAGATCTTGTGTGACGATGTTCTATACTCCGAAGAATTAAGGGCAGAGGTTGACATGCGTGAAGAATCAGAGGTAGATATTGAGTCAGACAAAACTAGAGGTGTTGCTTCTGTCAGTGCACCAAGAATAGTTCACCCCAGATATGCTAAAACTACTGCCTGTAAGGAACAAGAAGCAATCGAGCTTTGTAAAGAAAATCATGACAGAAAGAAGTGTTGTAGTACTGATATTTTAGGATCCAAGGTTAGTGGCGAAGATATTGTCTCTGGTGTAGATCAAAACATTAACAGTGATGAATGCCGTCTGTGCGGCATGGAAGGGACTTTGCTTTGCTGTGATGGGTGTCCATCATCTTACCATGCAAGGTGCATTGGAGTTAGCAAGATGCATATACCAGAAGGGACATGGTATTGCCCTGAGTGTAGAATCAATGAAATTGAACCGAAAATTATGAGGGGAACAACTCTGAAAGGAGGAGAGCTTTTTGGTGTTGATTCCTATGGGCAAATCTTCATGGGTACTTGCAGTCATTTGCTTGT GTTGAAGGCCTTGGCTGGCGCAGACTCTATTTTCAGATACTACAACGAGAAGGACATTCCCAAAGTCCTGCAAGCACTTAATGCAAATGTGCAGCACAGTACTTTATATCTGGAAATATGCAAAGCAATAACGCAACACTGGAAAATTCCTGGCAATGTCTCATTCCCGGATGGTGAACTATCTGAAATTGGTTCCGACAGACCAAATGGAACAAAATGTGGCAGTCCTGAGAGAGAGAATACTGGAAGTTGTGTTACTGAATCCGGTTCAGAAGATGCTTCTTTAAGTAATTTCGCAAAGGAACCTATGCTCAACAAGACTTTGGGTGCAGTTATCCAACCTGATGGTATTTGTTACCAGGTGAATAGCGATTCTTTGGCAAGACAGAATGCGCCTATAGACTTGCTACCATCTGAACAAGTTGGAGTGAAATATGTCGTATCTGCTGGTTCAGTTGGTCAGCAGGTCGTTCCATCTGAGTGGACTCAACCAGACGACGCAAAGTTGGTAGAACTTGCTACTTGTACCTCAAGAAGCAGCAGCAACTCTGTGGAACAAGTTAATAGTAATTGTACTGGAATTGCAGTGTCTCTTGAATGTGAAAGCGCTTGTGGCAGACCCAGCAGAATAGGTTACAGAAAACCCACTGGTGGCTGCTTATACATAGGGTCATCCTTTAGACCTCAACGGTACATAAATAGTTACCTGCATGGAGATTTTGCTGCATCTGCTGCTGCAAATCTAGCTGAACTTTCTCATGGAGAAAACCACGTGAGTCATGCTTCAAACAATAGGCGGAAACTTTCTGCTAATGTTTTACTTCAAGCAAAAGCTTTCTCATCATCAGCAACACGCTTTTTCTGGCCGAATACTGAAAAGAAGGTTGTGGAAGTACCAAGGGAAAGATGCAGTTGGTGTTTTAATTGTGAGGCTGCTGCGACTAGTAAGAAAGGATGTTTGTTAAATGCTGCAGCATCAAATGCTATTAAGGGGGCAGTGAAGATACTTACTGGTCTTCGTTCTGCAAGTGGTGGGGATGGAAATCTACATGGTATTGCCACATATATTATATTGATGGAGGAGAGCTTAACTGGTCTGACAGTTGGACCGTTTCTAAGTACAGCTTTTAGAAAACAATGGCGTAAACAGGCAGAAGAAGCTACTAGTTTCGCTGTGATAAAGTCTATTCTGCTTGAA TTTGAGGAGAATATCCGGTTTGTTGCTTTTTCTGGGGACTGGTTTAAGCTTGTTGATGGTGGAGCATCTGAATCTTCCATCTCTCATTCAGCTGCTGGTGCTGTGGAATCATCTCTTAAGCATAAACCAGGGAGGCGGGGTAGGAAACCATCGTCAATGGTTAAAGTAACAGCTGATGCTTGCCAGGATAAACGGAAGAACTTCACCTGGTGGAGAGCAGGCATGCTCTCAAAGCTTATCTACCAGAAAGCAACTCTACCCCGATCAATGTTGAAGAAAGCAGCACGTCATG CAGGTGGTCGGAGAAAGATACCTGGTATTTATTATGCTGAAGGTTCCGGGACTGCCAAAAGAAGCAGGCAGCTTGTATGGCGAGCTGCAGTTGATGTGTGTAAGACAATTTCACAACTTGCACTTCAG GTCAGGTACCTAGATATGCATGTGAGATGGAGTGATCTTGTTAGTCCCGAACAAAGCCTACTGGATGGAAAAGTTCCGGAGTCAGAAGCATCTGCTTTTAGAAATGCTTCCATATGTCATAAAAGAATTGCTGGAAGTGAGGTTAGATATAGTGTTGCTTTCGGAAACCAGAAGCATCTCCCATCTCGTGTCAAGAAGAGTATAATAGAAGTAGAGGAAAGCCAGGaggagggaaaggaaaaatattggTTATCTGAGTCTCGGATTCCTttgtatataataaaaaattatgaagaaaacttggaaaaaaatcTCCCCTCAGCCAACAAGTTCACTAATGCTTTTCCCAAGTTGCAGAAAAGGTGCTTGGTGGCTTCTTGTAAAGATATATTTTCTTATCTTGCGCAGAAGAGAGATGGCAATGATAAGCATTGTTGTGCTTCATGTGAAGTGGATGTGTTACTTAG GAACGCAGTCAAGTGCAATACATGGCAAG GTCTATGTCACAAGCAATGTGCAATTAGTTCAACAGTTATTGCTAATGAGGAAGTTGAGTTTATGACCACCTGCAAACAGTGTTACAAGAATAGAGCTTTAACCCAAGCCGAAAGTGGTAACGAATCTCCCACTAGTCCTTTACTCATGCAAGGAAAAGACATTCTGATTCCCGCGTCAGCAAGAAAAGGAGGAAAGGTTGGTAGTTGTAGTAATCCAACTGCATCCACTGCGACTCAAAAGCATTCTTCTAAGGTGAAGCCTGCTAGTTCAAATTTGGCGACAAAAACGAAGCCCCCCCACTGGGGTGTTATTTGGAGAAAGCAGGACGAGGATACTGGTGATTTTAGATTTAAACACATTCTTATAAAGGGCAATTCAGATAGGGATTCATTAAGACCTAGTTGCCGCCTTTGCTGTAAGCCATATGATCCTTATCTAATGTACATCCGTTGTGAAACATGTACAT ATTGGTATCACGCTGAAGCTGTTAAACTTGAGGAGTCAAAGATTTCTGAAGTGGTCGGGTTCAAATGTTGCAGGTGCCGTAGGATTAGAATGCCCATCTGTCCTTACTTAGATCCAAAAAGCAAAAAACTGTTGGAGGAAAAGAGGATGTGTTCAAGGGCTTCAAAGATGGATAGTCGAGGAATTGAGCCTTATTCTGGGTTCATTTCAGAGCTACAGAAAGATCAGGATATGGCCACCCCATCGATGCCTTTGGAGGGACCCACATCTTTCGAGGATACTAAGCATCTTGCTTCTGCTGTTGAAGAGCTTACTGAGCACTTTCCAGTAGGTGATTGTGAACGGAATGCTGAAACTATATCTGTGCCAGGGCAAAGAGAACAGCCAGTCAGAACTCATATAGAGAATCATCAGACAGATTTAGAATCTTCTTCTGAGTTACCCACTGCTCTTGGAGGAAACATAGTGGTTCCTAAAGAAGAAATGTCAACTCATGTTGAAAGGGGTGCTAAACAGCCAGTAAGAAGACATATAAGACTTGATAAGGATTCAGATACTCCTTTTGCAAACAACCCCTTGAAAGTTGATTTATCCACGCCTTCTATAGTTGGAAGGGATACTTCAAGATATAGTTCCGAGGAAGCTGGTCAGGAATGTAAGGATATGGAGTTTGAACCTCAAACCTGCTTCTCTTTCGATGAATTAATTGCATCTGATGATCTTGGCCCATTGGAGGGAGTTGACTCGTCAGGCACTTTGACCAAGAATGTTGAAACATCATCAAAGTTTCTACCTGATAAGAATGCTGATACGTCTTATTTCGAGCACGAGCCTGCAATTAGCACAATATCTGCAGCTGCTTTTGCAGTTCCTTGTAAGATGTGTTCACGTAAAGAACCATTGCCTAATCTTTGTTGTGAAATATGTGATATATGGATCCACCGTCATTGTTCACCTTGGAATGAAGAGGAGTCTGGAGAGGATGATTGGAAGTGCGGCAACTGTAGGGAATGGAGATAG